One segment of Primulina tabacum isolate GXHZ01 chromosome 14, ASM2559414v2, whole genome shotgun sequence DNA contains the following:
- the LOC142525667 gene encoding uncharacterized protein LOC142525667 isoform X3, translating into MSSPLSAGNGIKTRDSNNCRGNCLSSSQGLSSTREMRTRIPETVSWDYNFGTAGNTPMSFTAPALKEAIDDLEWSGSNIQINLMSSPQSVAFRGEGLGDLQIDINYYAYTDLLIAFSCDRQISHRFFSLTISS; encoded by the exons ATGTCCTCACCTCTATCCGCTGGAAACGGCATCAA AACACGGGATAGTAATAATTGTCGAGGAAACTGCTTGTCTTCAAGCCAAGGTTTATCTTCAACGCGAG AGATGAGGACAAGGATCCCAGAGACAGTATCATGGGACTATAATTTTGGAACTGCTGGAAACACTCCTATGAGTTTCACG GCTCCAGCTCTGAAGGAAGCTATCGACGATCTTGAATGGTCCGGATCAAACATTCAGATAAATTTAATGTCATCTCCTCAATCTGTTGCCTTCAGAGGTGAAGGCCTTGGGGACTTACAG ATAGACATAAACTACTATGCTTACACGGATCTTTTGATTGCCTTTAGTTGTGATCGGCAAATATCTCACAGATTCTTCTCATTGACTATTTCCTCCTGA
- the LOC142525667 gene encoding uncharacterized protein LOC142525667 isoform X1, whose product MSSSVAEEVEVPDLVCELDCAQGVVDVLTSIRWKRHQDAVVEISEHGIVIIVEETACLQAKVYLQREAPALKEAIDDLEWSGSNIQINLMSSPQSVAFRGEGLGDLQIDINYYAYTDLLIAFSCDRQISHRFFSLTISS is encoded by the exons ATGAGCTCGTCGGtggcggaggaggtggaggtTCCGGACTTGGTGTGTGAACTGGATTGCGCCCAAGGCGTTGTCGATGTCCTCACCTCTATCCGCTGGAAACGGCATCAA GATGCTGTTGTTGAAATATCAGAACACGGGATAGTAATAATTGTCGAGGAAACTGCTTGTCTTCAAGCCAAGGTTTATCTTCAACGCGAG GCTCCAGCTCTGAAGGAAGCTATCGACGATCTTGAATGGTCCGGATCAAACATTCAGATAAATTTAATGTCATCTCCTCAATCTGTTGCCTTCAGAGGTGAAGGCCTTGGGGACTTACAG ATAGACATAAACTACTATGCTTACACGGATCTTTTGATTGCCTTTAGTTGTGATCGGCAAATATCTCACAGATTCTTCTCATTGACTATTTCCTCCTGA
- the LOC142525667 gene encoding uncharacterized protein LOC142525667 isoform X4, producing the protein MSSSVAEEVEVPDLVCELDCAQGVVDVLTSIRWKRHQDAVVEISEHGIVIIVEETACLQAKVYLQREAPALKEAIDDLEWSGSNIQINLMSSPQSVAFRGEGLGDLQT; encoded by the exons ATGAGCTCGTCGGtggcggaggaggtggaggtTCCGGACTTGGTGTGTGAACTGGATTGCGCCCAAGGCGTTGTCGATGTCCTCACCTCTATCCGCTGGAAACGGCATCAA GATGCTGTTGTTGAAATATCAGAACACGGGATAGTAATAATTGTCGAGGAAACTGCTTGTCTTCAAGCCAAGGTTTATCTTCAACGCGAG GCTCCAGCTCTGAAGGAAGCTATCGACGATCTTGAATGGTCCGGATCAAACATTCAGATAAATTTAATGTCATCTCCTCAATCTGTTGCCTTCAGAGGTGAAGGCCTTGGGGACTTACAG ACATAA
- the LOC142525667 gene encoding uncharacterized protein LOC142525667 isoform X2, with translation MSSSVAEEVEVPDLVCELDCAQGVVDVLTSIRWKRHQDAVVEISEHGIVIIVEETACLQAKVYLQRELFVKYDYGAHGRPRFGVRLGLFVDCVNTFSVSGLSDILETRYPGSDMLLLLRFGTIIPAMHGGNTTTGSKL, from the exons ATGAGCTCGTCGGtggcggaggaggtggaggtTCCGGACTTGGTGTGTGAACTGGATTGCGCCCAAGGCGTTGTCGATGTCCTCACCTCTATCCGCTGGAAACGGCATCAA GATGCTGTTGTTGAAATATCAGAACACGGGATAGTAATAATTGTCGAGGAAACTGCTTGTCTTCAAGCCAAGGTTTATCTTCAACGCGAG ctaTTTGTTAAATATGACTACGGGGCTCACGGGAGGCCACGATTTGGGGTGCGCTTAGGGCTCTTTGTTGACTGTGTCAACACATTTTCTGTTTCTGGACTCTCCGACATTCTTGAGACCCGTTATCCGGGGTCTGATATGCTACTTTTGCTACGGTTTGGCACAATAATTCCTGCAATGCATGGGGGAAATACAACTACGGGATCAAAATTATAG
- the LOC142524596 gene encoding metal tolerance protein A2-like — protein sequence MGFLVCNSYPVFFSLRPNYWHEMDTRHPEHGHVIEVCTDVIARERGSAGIKACGGAACGFSDAQSSSKDAQERSASMRKLLIAVALCIVFMSVEVVGGIKANSLAILTDAAHLLSDVAAFAISLFSLWAGGWEATPRQSYGFFRIEILGALVSIQMIWLLAGILVYEAIFRLTHDTGEVQGFLMFLVSAFGLLVNVIMAILLGHDHGHGHGHGHDHGHGSEHGHGHHEHEDHDHGSEDAHVLHHHGVSVTYHDPRHSKHDDHHHIHDGGSTEPLLENSDGGENELEGGHEKKKKKQWNINVQGAYLHVLGDSIQSIGVMIGGAIIWYKPEWKIIDLICTLIFSIIVLGTTIRMLRNILEVLMESTPREIDATRLEKGLCDMEEVVAIHELHIWAITVGKVLLACHVKVKPEADADMVLDKVIDYIKREYNISHVTIQIERE from the exons ATGGGATTTCTTGTATGCAATTCTTATCCTGTGTTCTTCTCTCTCCGTCCTAATTATTGGCACGAG ATGGATACACGACATCCAGAACATGGGCATGTAATAGAGGTTTGCACGGATGTGATAGCTAGAGAGAGGGGATCTGCAGGGATCAAGGCGTGTGGGGGAGCAGCATGTGGTTTTTCAGATGCCCAGAGCAGTTCTAAAGATGCCCAAGAGCGTTCGGCGTCCATGAGGAAACTCTTAATTGCGGTTGCATTGTGCATCGTTTTTATGAGTGTTGAAGTTGTTGGAGGTATCAAAGCCAATAGTCTTGCGATATTGACTGATGCAGCACATTTGCTGTCGGATGTCGCTGCTTTTGCGATTTCTTTGTTTTCACTATGGGCAGGAGGATGGGAAGCTACTCCACGTCAGTCTTATGGGTTTTTTAGAATAGAGATACTGGGGGCACTGGTCTCAATCCAGATGATATGGCTTCTTGCTGGGATCCTTGTCTATGAAGCCATTTTTCGACTCACACATGATACAGGTGAAGTCCAAGGATTTCTGATGTTTTTGGTCTCCGCTTTTGGGTTATTAGTCAATGTCATCATGGCTATCTTGCTGGGCCACGATCATGGTCACGGACATGGCCATGGTCACGATCATGGGCATGGTTCGGAGCACGGCCATGGACATCATGAACACGAGGATCATGATCATGGCTCAGAGGATGCTCATGTGCTGCACCACCATGGAGTCAGCGTTACCTATCATGACCCAAGACATTCCAAACACGACGATCATCACCATATCCATGATGGCGGCTCTACGGAACCTTTGCTCGAGAATTCCGATGGAGGTGAAAATGAGTTGGAAGGCGGACatgagaagaagaaaaagaagcaaTGGAATATAAATGTTCAGGGGGCTTACCTTCATGTACTTGGAGATTCCATACAAAGCATTGGGGTTATGATTGGTGGAGCTATCATATGGTATAAACCAGAGTGGAAAATTATTGATCTTATTTGTACCCTCATATTTTCCATTATCGTTCTGGGAACCACTATTAGGATGCTACGGAACATTCTTGAGGTTCTCATGGAAAGCACTCCTAGAGAGATTGACGCAACAAGGCTCGAAAAGGGCCTTTGTGATATGGAAGAGGTCGTGGCGATTCATGAGTTGCATATCTGGGCGATCACTGTGGGAAAAGTTTTACTAGCTTGCCACGTGAAAGTCAAGCCCGAAGCTGATGCTGACATGGTATTGGACAAGGTAATCGACTATATCAAGAGGGAATACAACATCAGTCACGTAACTATTCAAATAGAAAGAGAATAG